Genomic DNA from Candidatus Edwardsbacteria bacterium:
GGGAAACGGTATCTGAATGTCGTTCCTCTGAAAAATATACCACAGACGGCTCATCAGGCTGTCCTCAATGGCAAACAGATGGCTGTATCCGTCTATCCAGAATTTCATCCGATATATGATTGCAAAATCGCCGTATTCGACCAGCCAAATCCTTGGTTCCGGTTTTTTCATTATCTCCGGGGTCTCATTCATGGCCAAGGCTATCAGTTCTTTGACCTTATTGGGAGGGGTGGTATAAGAAACGCCAACCTTAAGTTCCCGGGCATGGATGGTGGTGGGATGGCTGTAATTGATTATCTCGTCCTTGGAGATCTCGGAATTCGGTATGATCACATAATTATCGCTGAAGGTCTTTATCCTGGTGGCCCTCCAGCTCATGTCCATCACCAACCCGGTCTTTTGGTTGATCATCACCCAGTCTCCCAGCGAGAAAGGCTTTTCGATATTAAGGGCCAGCCCGGCGAACAGGTTTCCCAGCACATCCTGCATAGCCATACCGACCACAAAGGTCAGGGCGGCCGAGGTAGCTATCAGCGGGGTCAGGTCGACCTTGAGGTTGATATGCAGGATTATGAAAAGCAGGGTCACGGCCAGGAGCCAACGGATCATCCCTCTCAGCAGGTTGGGGATCTTGCTGCGGACCCTTTCATCCACCAGATAGATGAACACCACCCCCTCCACCGCCTTCAACAGCAGAAAAACGGCCAGAAATACCCCCAGCGACTGGACCCATTTCCCCGCCCGGTCCCCCAGGCCGATGCCGCCCCAATGAACGAACAGCCGGAAGGACAGGTAGATCAGGCTGGCCATCAATGTGTTGGCCAACATTTTCCAGAATTGATACTTCATCAGAAAACGGCTGAAAGTCCAGCAAAGGAATATGGCCACTGCCAGCGCCAGCGCCAGAATGATCAGTCGGATAATATCCATAACGGCTTTACCTTTTATTAATTGTTCTAAAAGAAAATGATTGATTTACGACAGGAATAAACTGCCGCATCTGACCTAAAATCTTTTGGACAGTGACAGCGACCAGGGCGTCACCTGCAGGGAAAACTCCGGTTCGCTGTGCTCGTCGAACTTGAACATATGGGCGTCGACATAGGCGTCGGCCAGCGACAGGGTCCAGATGCCGATGAACCACCATTTGTATGTACGGCGGCGCTCGTTGTGGTAATTGTAATCGTCCTGAACAGGGTTTCCGATAGCCGCCTGATCCTCCCGGTTGTAACAATAGCCCAGATATCCCAGGCCTCCGGCAAAGACCGCAGCTTTCAGATACTGCTGTGTGTAAAGCTGCCCGCCTCCGGGGAAGGCCGCCGAAAAACACACCGATAATAGCGGCGAGCGGTGGGGTTTCTTTTCCTCCTTGACCTGCTGGGCGGATATTCCACCGGAAAAAACCACAATTGCGATAGTCCAGAAAAATATTTTTGTAATTTTCATATCTGCCACTTTAAAACAAATTCCTCGTGAGGTTTCATCACCGAAAAACTATCCTTTTTATCGTTGCGATAGATATTTATTCCTACCGCCTGGTCCTCCAGACGGTCGCAATATCTGGCTAGTATCTTCCCAGCGGTCTGTAAAATATCATCGGATATCTCCCCGCGGATGATGCCCACCGGGCCCTTGATATTCTCGGCCGGGCGGATAACGGTATCATCGCTTCCTGCCATATCCAATAGGCGCTGGTTCTCCGACTTATTGCGTCCCACTATCAGCTTGGTTTTATTATCCAGCCGGAAATGGCGGCCAATGCTTAATAATTCGGCATCATGACGGGTCAATCCTTCGTGTTCGATGAGTTCCTTCAGGCGCTGGGAATATCTTTCCTCGGTCAGCAGACAACCACCGGCCGGCTGGGGATAATCCTTTATCCCAAAGCTTTTGACCAGCTCCTCCTGACGTTTGCGGCCCCGGCCGGAAAAGTCGTAAAGTTTTTCCCTATCCACCCAACCCTCCCGTTCCGGTTTGGTAAGTTCCAGAAGTTTGGCGGATAATGGGCGCAGCACCAGTTCCCGGTCGGCGGATAATTTGAGTACGGCATTGAGTCCGCCTCTGGTCTGGGACATGGGCCGCTCTCCCAATACCTCTCCGGTGATCAGGAATGAGGCCTGGTATTTTTCCAAAAGACCGTGGGCCGTTTTCAGCATCAGGCCGTGACAGTCTATACAGGGATTCATGTTGCCCCCGAAGCCGTAGCGGGGGCTTTTCATCATGGCGAAGTATTCCCCGGTGAAATCGTGCTCTACCAGTTGGATCCCAAGAGTTTTGGCCGCATTCCGGGCATTGTCCGGTCCGAAGAAAGGCGTGACAAAACAGACACCGATCACCTCGATTCCCTGCTCCATGATGACTTTTGCTGCCAGTATGCTGTCTAAGCCCCCGGAGAGAAGTGATAAGCACTTCACAGTTTTCTCTTATCCACAGATTGTTCCCTTATCTTCCCCACGGCGTATGCACACCGAGCGCTAGAGCTAATGACGGCACCCAATTATCGACAGGATGAATTCGCTTAATGTCGTTTGAGAATGAGTAATACGTTACTCCGCCAATTAACTCGGCTTTGAATATTTCCCAAAAATCCGCCTCTAAAGACACTTTCATCGATGCGGTTTCGGTTTTTTCGCTGTATATGTAATTCACTCCGTCCCATGAAAAACCAAGTCCGGCAGCGGCAACCAAAGGCAGTATTCCCGTACCAAAATGGGCCGTGCTTGTGCCTTTGCCATAACCGGTTGATAGCCTGCAATTCCAATGTTTATTCAAGGCAAAACGATAAACCCCTTTTAACCTATAGAAATCATATTCAATTGCCGGTCCTCCAATGAGCATCAATGAAAATTGATCAAAGGGGTCGCCTTCCTCATGTTCAACCTCAATCCCCGCTCCATGCCAAGTTAGAATATAACTACTGCCGATGGATGTAAATTTCTGCTGTATTTGCATATAGCCCTGGTAGTCAAATCTCGGAGCATCGGTTACCCAATCGAAGCAGAAGGCAATGGTTGGCATCAAGAAGAAAATCAGTGCCAAAAAGAGCGCTCTCATTTTTTCCTCAATATCAAAAATAATAATAGATGGTGCGGTAATCCTCGATGTTCTCTCCCCGCCGCTTCAATTCCTGCAAATAATCGTAGATCGGCACATCGGAATCTATGTAGGTATCCACCAACGCCAGTTTCTTCTCCCAGGGGTGGAACTCATAGATCCGGCTCCCATCGGGCATGATGGTCAGCAAGGTATGGTGCTGCTCGGCCCGAACGTAGTTCTTGCCCAGCCGGGGAACGTTATACACCGGCTCATCGGTTCGCACCAGACCGGGGAACAACCGGGCCTCCTCCTTGACCTCCTGCTGCAGACGGGCCAGCGGCACCCGGTAGTTGCGGGTCTCCTCCTTGCCCTTGGTGTTGAAGGTATAATAGGGATCCACTCCTATCAATCGCAGTGCCCGGCGCAGGGCTACCAATTCGAAACGCCGACTATTCTCCACGGTGAACACCGCCTGGTTGTAGACCGACATCCCCTTCTGCTTAAATTTCTGCACCACTTTAAGCGAGTCCTCGGTAATCTCGTAGGGATGCTCGAAATGGGTGACTATCGCCACCTCTCTTTTTCCCGGCTGGTGATATTTGGCGATGATATCTATCAGGTTGTCGGTGATCCTCTGGGGCAGCACCACCAGGGTCCGGGAGCCTATCCGTATCCTTTCCACATGATCGATCCGGGAAAGGTTCAACAGCACATCATCAATCTGCTGATCTTCCATCACCAGGGGATCTCCCCCGGTGATCAGCACCTCGTTGATCATGGGATGGTCTGCTATCCACCCGATGGCCTGCTCCAGCTTGTCCGGGTCGGCCATGGCCTCCGGGCATAGCACGTCCTCTATCTCCCAGTTGCGCTGGCAGTAGACGCAGATCTGGCTGCAGGTGTTGTATGGTTTAAGGATCACGATCCGGGGATAGCGCCGGGTTATCAGGTCTATGGGCGAGGTGTCGTTTTCCAGCATAAAGTCGAGGGAATGGGTGTGATCCTCCTTGTTCTTTAGCATTTTTTTTACGTAATTGGCCGGCGGGATCACCTGGGCCCTGACGGCGTGATCGTTTTTACGGGATGGATCCTGGTCCATCAGTGAGACGTAAAATGGAGTGATGCCGAAAGGCAGGGCCCCGGATTTAGCCTTATCTATTGATTTTTTCTCCTCATCGCTCAGATCGATCAGGCTGGAAAGCTGTTCCGCGTTGCGGACGATATTCTTCATCTGCCAGCGGTGATCGTTCCAGTCATCCAAAGAAGCATTGAGCTTTTTTAATATCCGGTCCCGGTTTTGTTGCCTGGCCTTTTTAACATCCGGTTCCAGGCCCGAAGCATACCTTTTTATGAAACCTTCGCAGCGCAGAGCCACGGCGTCCAGCTGGTCCGACCGCTGAACGGCGGATTCCCGTCCGTGCATGTTGGCCGAAGTGGAATATATCTCCTGGTCATAGACCCGGCTTTTCCCGGTGGTGCCCATGAATATGTGCCTCAGATCCTCCAAGAAAGCGTCGGAAAGATTTTCAGGAAGATCCTTACTGTCATCCCGGGTCAGTTGCCACAGCAGTTTCATTATGCTGAACTTGGCCAGGTTCTCGCTGCGGGCCGAGATTAACTTGCGCAAGGCGTAGATGCAGCTTATCTGCAGCGACCATTCCAGACTCTTGGGCGCTATGACATCGAGGTGCAGCATCCGGACCATCTCGTCCAGATAGACCACCAAAAGGTTTTTGGCTATTAGATAGTTTTCGGCCTCCTTCAATATCCCGTGGATGGTGGGATTGGCCTCGAACAGGCGCTGGATATTTTCTTTTTTATAATTCATGTTATGCCCTCCTTTTATTGATCGTCACTAAAAGCAAATCCCAGGTCTTTCCGGCATCTCCTTTTAAAACATGGTTATTTGCAGTTATTGTTACTCTGAGAAATAAATAGTCCGATAAATTTCATCCGCTTTAGCGCATTCTTTTTGTCATGCCAGTGAAAACTGGCATCCAGCTATGGATTCCCGCCTGCGCGGGAATGACGCATACTCTGTTTATTTATCGAAGCAATATTTATCAATAATATCAATGAGCGTATGGCGGAGTCCCCGAGATAATATTACCAGTTATGGTCGCCCACTATGGCCTCCACGGCCTTGGGCAGTATGGATATCTCGTATCGTTTCTCCCTTTTAGGCCACAGTTCGCCGTCCACCTGGGCGGCCATGGGCTGTTCCGATTCCACCACCACCTTTTGCGTCCGGCCCATCACGATCTGCTTGAGATGGGTATGTTTTCCCTTGAAGGTCTTGGGGACGTGCCGGAAGAACTCCAGCCAGGTCAGTTTGTGGATGATGCACAGATCCAGCCAGCCATCGTCTACCTCGGCCTGAGGTGTCAGCAGATAGCCGCCGCCCACGCACCGCCCGTTCATAATCTCCACCAGCAGGGCCTCCACCCAGATCTTGCCCGGCCCGAAATCCAGGCTGATCCGCTGGCCCTTGTAGCGCATCAGGGCCTTGACAGTCGCCAGCAGGTAGAGCTTCAGGTCCCGCAGGCCTTTGA
This window encodes:
- a CDS encoding mechanosensitive ion channel family protein; protein product: MDIIRLIILALALAVAIFLCWTFSRFLMKYQFWKMLANTLMASLIYLSFRLFVHWGGIGLGDRAGKWVQSLGVFLAVFLLLKAVEGVVFIYLVDERVRSKIPNLLRGMIRWLLAVTLLFIILHINLKVDLTPLIATSAALTFVVGMAMQDVLGNLFAGLALNIEKPFSLGDWVMINQKTGLVMDMSWRATRIKTFSDNYVIIPNSEISKDEIINYSHPTTIHARELKVGVSYTTPPNKVKELIALAMNETPEIMKKPEPRIWLVEYGDFAIIYRMKFWIDGYSHLFAIEDSLMSRLWYIFQRNDIQIPFPIRDVRIRQEAPSLQEGEIFERLKNLPLFDSVPEREIRILSVGLKPMLFARGEILVRQGDPGNSLFVIEKGRISVSIRDRKGRQVPVIHMEQGMFFGDFSLLTGSPRRATITADTDTVVFEIEKERFAPILEKNARIAEKLSKNLEEHQRQDLEALERSGAKAAFEGETLSSNKILQNIKNFFGLKKK
- a CDS encoding diacylglycerol kinase family lipid kinase: MLRTKVIFNPKAHGGEAAGHLEQVKALLKATGINFEISLTDKEGDARRQAQEAVERGFKVIVACGGDGVAGETAGALVGSQAVFGMIPLGSGDDLAKSLNIGRNISDAVNHIKQHRTKMMDAGVVNGWYYFNSLGIGLDGEVIIEKQKIKGLRDLKLYLLATVKALMRYKGQRISLDFGPGKIWVEALLVEIMNGRCVGGGYLLTPQAEVDDGWLDLCIIHKLTWLEFFRHVPKTFKGKHTHLKQIVMGRTQKVVVESEQPMAAQVDGELWPKREKRYEISILPKAVEAIVGDHNW
- a CDS encoding tRNA 4-thiouridine(8) synthase ThiI, whose product is MKCLSLLSGGLDSILAAKVIMEQGIEVIGVCFVTPFFGPDNARNAAKTLGIQLVEHDFTGEYFAMMKSPRYGFGGNMNPCIDCHGLMLKTAHGLLEKYQASFLITGEVLGERPMSQTRGGLNAVLKLSADRELVLRPLSAKLLELTKPEREGWVDREKLYDFSGRGRKRQEELVKSFGIKDYPQPAGGCLLTEERYSQRLKELIEHEGLTRHDAELLSIGRHFRLDNKTKLIVGRNKSENQRLLDMAGSDDTVIRPAENIKGPVGIIRGEISDDILQTAGKILARYCDRLEDQAVGINIYRNDKKDSFSVMKPHEEFVLKWQI
- a CDS encoding KamA family radical SAM protein, with product MNYKKENIQRLFEANPTIHGILKEAENYLIAKNLLVVYLDEMVRMLHLDVIAPKSLEWSLQISCIYALRKLISARSENLAKFSIMKLLWQLTRDDSKDLPENLSDAFLEDLRHIFMGTTGKSRVYDQEIYSTSANMHGRESAVQRSDQLDAVALRCEGFIKRYASGLEPDVKKARQQNRDRILKKLNASLDDWNDHRWQMKNIVRNAEQLSSLIDLSDEEKKSIDKAKSGALPFGITPFYVSLMDQDPSRKNDHAVRAQVIPPANYVKKMLKNKEDHTHSLDFMLENDTSPIDLITRRYPRIVILKPYNTCSQICVYCQRNWEIEDVLCPEAMADPDKLEQAIGWIADHPMINEVLITGGDPLVMEDQQIDDVLLNLSRIDHVERIRIGSRTLVVLPQRITDNLIDIIAKYHQPGKREVAIVTHFEHPYEITEDSLKVVQKFKQKGMSVYNQAVFTVENSRRFELVALRRALRLIGVDPYYTFNTKGKEETRNYRVPLARLQQEVKEEARLFPGLVRTDEPVYNVPRLGKNYVRAEQHHTLLTIMPDGSRIYEFHPWEKKLALVDTYIDSDVPIYDYLQELKRRGENIEDYRTIYYYF